CTTGGAGGTCGCCAGTTTTAGGGCCAAGGTGTCTGAGCTCCCAATTCCAAGTTTAAAATCAGGCATAGTTCAAGATTCTAGCCATGCAGACGACCAACTTGGCCGTGCACGCCCCCAGCCCAAACTACTTCCTATCTTTCCAAGAAACGGGTGACTATTCCCTTATTTCTATTTAGAGTGAACTAGGACCCTGTTTAGTTCAAAGATCACCGTGACCCAAATTTCGGTATGAAATCGACATAGACGAGGTTATGTGCCGAGTGCATGCCATCATTCTTGAAGGAAAGTGATTTTCATGGTGATAGGTAACTCAATCCGATAGAAACCTGCTCTCTGAAGTAGAGATTAAGTGCTGAACTTATGGAAGATATAGAGTTGACgagattttcttttctgggCCAACGATGCGGAGTTTTCGGGGGAAGATGCCCTTGAACGGGAACTCTTGGCTTTCGAATACAAATTTGTAAAAGAGGATGTCGGAATCTGTAGAAAAGACATTCCATGTACATTCAAGCTGCAGCCAAATGAGAGATGCGGTATTTTCGGAAGTATAGCTAGAGGACATTGAAGAACTTTTACTTCGATTTTCCACATGGAGTGTAAGGTTCACAGAAAGAGAAACAATGCAAGTCGTGGCCATGACTCTTTATCGAGCAGATAACACTGTCATGGTCATTTCGTTTGGTTGACTTTGTGAAGTGTTTTCTTGGAGTAGATTCCTTTCATTGAAAAAGCCTGGCTCTTTTGGAAGAGGCAATTCGATGTCGCTTCCCAGCATCATAACCACAGTGGACATACTTGGCCTATCATCAGGGCATCGCTGCACGCACAATAGGCCAATATGAATAGAGCGCAATGCTTCAGAAGTACTGCATGAGTTCTCAACCAACTTGTCAAGCAACTGCGTGGACCTGCCTTCTGTGAATAGTCTCCAAGCCTGACCACATTGAAACCAACCATTAGGAGCAATTCTTGCGGCGTGAAGGTGAATGGTATTATGAACTTACGTGTCCTAGAAGATTATGATGGTGGTCTGGATGACGAAACCCTCTGTTTCTCTTCCCGCTTATGATCTCGAGCACCAATACACCATAGCTAAAGACATCAgattttgttgagaaaactccatCAAGAGCATACTCTGGAGACATGTAACCACTACAGAAATTGATGTATTGAAACCATCAGTTTGAAAGCGAATTGAGCACAGAGGATCACTTTCTGCATTAAAAGTACTTACTATGTTCCAACCACTCTGTTAGTGTTTGCCCGTGTCTCATTCCCTGTGAAGCTTTTAGCCAAGCCAAAATCAGAGATCTTAGGGTTCATCTCATTATCTAACAATACATTGCTAGCTTTCACATCTCTGTGAATGATCCTGAGTCTGGAATCTTGATGAAGGTAAAGAAGCCCCCTAGCAATTCCATTGATGATGTTGAAACGAGTTGACCAGTCCAGTCGCTTCCTCTGCGTTGGATCTGTCAAAAGTTCATTTCACATTAGTAAACTCTGCACGGTTTTTTAACTTACAAGGAGTAAGgcatcaatttagtcatttgcTACTTTAGTGACAGTATTTTGGAGCTTTGACAAAATTCATGCTTCTAAGGAATTGAGAAAGTAACCAAACCAAAGAGAAATAAGTCCAAGCTCCCGTTGGGCATGAATTCATagatcaaaagattttcttcctcaatgCAACATCCTAGAAGCTTCACTAGGTTCCGGTGCTGCAGCTTGGAAACATATAGAACTTCATTTTTAAACTCATGCAGCCCTTGTGTTGAGTTTCTTGACAGCATCTTCACCGCAATTTCTTGACCACTCCTCAACACACCCTGCATATGGTCAAACTTGTTTAGCGAAAAATAATTCCTTGCCTAATCTTTTCTCCGTACAATTCCACTCACAGTAACTAAACATTTTGGGATCAAGTTATTCAGCCTCTCATCAACATATTCAGGAATATTTTcttaaacaaattttgcaaatgcaACAGCGAGGCAGTACTTTACAATCCTCAAATAGCAACAATGTCCTTCTCAAGAATAGCATGCACAATTTTAGTACCTTATAGACAGGTCCAAAACCGCCTTCTCCAATCTTATTGCCGGTCGAAAAGTAATTGGTAGCAATAGCTACTGTAGACAAGCCAAATAGTGGCAACTCAAGATCTTCCTTGTGGTTTTCACAGTTGTCTCCTGATTCAAAACTGTCCCTTTTAGCTGGAGCACAAATTATAGGAAATCGATTAGCAAATATCTCTTGAGTGGCTTCTGCATTAATTCAGATTTCCTTCAATCATGATGCTACAAAGGCATGCTAATTGCTAAATATGAAAGCATTGGATTGCGAACATAGTAGGATAATATGATCGCGATTGCTAGTGGTTTGTCATTGTTTCGCACATCTGACACTGACACACAAATGCCTTGAACAATTTGGTTGAGACTGACTGACTTTGTCAGTTCATCATGGAATCTTTTAGTGACCTCTCACTGGTGACGTGGAATagtaagataaaataaatagaaaatcttATAACTGTTGGGCTTGGTGAGGATGAATGCTGAATGGGACATGAATGCAGAATCCCCTCTAATGATAgtctaattgaaaaaaaaacctTCACTTCTACAGGGGGGAACTAATGTCATGAACACGGGACAAGAAATTCTTGTGCTCAGTAATAGAATAAGTAATGGGAGGTCTTGTAAAATACCTACTTGTATGTGACGAAATGACTAATGTAAAAACTGGGAATGATGAGAACCAGAATACAAAATTTGACAGCACTGTGTCATAAAGTACGGTTTACCTTCGGGaagtttcattttcttcttcttgcattgtaGAACACAGATGGTGAAAACCAGAATGAGGAAAACAGACCCGAAAGAGACTCCCAAGCCCATGACCAGCTTATGCTTCTTTTGGTGTGACGGTAGTAAAGCTAAGAGAAGAAGCAGGAGCACACAGGATCAGGAGTAAGAACTAGGTATCACTCATATTGCACTTCTCTAAGCTCTCCCTCAAAGATGtgtgtccatttttctcttCAGTATCTAGCAAATTCATGTCTATAATAAATGAATACCTGATTCTGACGCAGCCATCCGGATGTAGATGTCCTGCCCGTAGTCGCTGTAGTCTCTTATGTCAATCAGCTCGCCAAACCACAGCAAGCAGCCACTTCCTCCATCTCGGATGTCTAAGTTCGAATAAGCCATACAGGAACAATTTTTCGTGCAAACTACTTTGCATTCTTGAAGATTCATGCTCTTGTTAAACCAGGAAGACCGAGTATCCGGCAATTTTAACCCAGAATACTTCACAAATATGTCCTTTTCACAATCCAAAGGATTTCTCCTCACACACCCATTTGACCAATCCAAAATATCCCATTCTTGAGAAAATCGGGGCACAAAGCCTTTCAAGCACCTACACACTGGGGAATTATCGACCCTACAACTACCATAGGCACCACATGTTGCATAGTTGTCACATTGGTCTATTGGCTCGGTAAGGTAAAGCTTCCAAACCTGCGTTCGGTCAATCCAAGTGGATCGCTGTACAATGCCATTGGTCGTCATTATCATCCTGAAAATGACCGAACTGTCGAGGAGCTCGTAGTGGTAGTACATCTCTTCCTCATTTAACACAAATTCATACCTGTAGGTAGGGTTTGGCTTTAAATTAGGTGTGCCACTCCATCGAAGACCATTCCATGATCCTGTCCTGAACTTGATGTCAGAACCCTGCTTCAATAGGAGTTGTGGGTAGCCATTCGGATCAAGTTGAAACGTGAAGTTACCCGGAGAAGGATCATCATTGCTCTTCCATGATGTTATATAACGATTGAAGCCTGATTTTCTATTCCATCCTATCTTCATACCGGCTAGAAATGTATCTGTAGGATAGTCAAAACTCTGCCACAGGAAATGATTGGGATCACTGCCTTCTGCATCTCTCACAACCAGATTTCCTGAATCCAAGAGCTGCGCAACTGGACTACGTGCCGGTATTGGCAAGTTCAACGACCAGATATCACTTCCATTTCCGTCGAGAAGGACGAGACTTCCGCGGGTAGTAACCCTCAAAGTGCCTGATGCGTCCGGAagggggagaaaatattgggtacgtaTTATGCTCCAGCGTGTCAAACAAGAAGGCGGTCgcagcgcgacacgtgtcctcgtgggacccacgttttggaaagaaaaagaggcgccaatttgaaaagtttcagtcgtggttttctttcttcatgcctctctctctctaccttcgCTCTCTCTGTCCGACgaactctcctctctctccaccctccctctttccgaccggcgaaccgcCGCACcggaccggcgagaggaccgcgagaCCTAGCTCCCTccctctgccctccctctttctgaCCGGCGAACCACTGCAcgggaccggcgagaggaccgcgaccttcctctctctctgccttccCTCTTTCAGACCAacgaaccaccgcacgggaccggcgagaggaccgcgagcaATCGACGAACCACTGCACGGGACTGGCGAGAGAaccgcgacctccctctctctctggcctccctttttttccctaGTGTTCTGATGGTGGATCTGGAGTTGCATATGGAGGACGATGTGATGTCTTACATCAACCTCGACGGCTTCTTCGGCGACCTCCCTGAGGCCGGCGACCTCATTGGGCGACGTCATCGGCGCTTGCTCCTCGACGAAcacgtcgtcgtcgtctccaAACTCGGGGCTCTCGTGGTTCGACGAGATCGAGAACATCTTGATGAAGGACGACGAGGACGGCGGAGTTGTTGGTGGCGGGATGAGGGCTGATTCAAGCCAGGCGCTCTGCGATAGGTTCCTCGCTGACGTTCTGCGATAGGTTCCTGCATTTTCTAGGTTCTTCTCCAAATCCGCTCCGTGTGCGGGTAGCTGCTGAGAAAAGCATTTGGAGAGCAAAAGGTTTGTTTTTTCTTCGTGTTGGTTAGCTGAATGAGGTAGAGAAATATGTGCTTTGAGATGGGTTTTTGCATTATATCGTGTTTGGAGCTAAGTAACTTATGATGGGTCTGTTTGTGATAAGGGGTAAGTGAGCTTAATCACAGTGACGAGAGAAATGTGTTTTGGGCGATGGACAGGGGTGGTTGCGCCGTGCATTGTTGCCGTGCCGTGTATAGTGTATGTTAGCTAAAGCGGCTGCGAGTAGTCCAACGAGTCGATTCTGATGCAATTAGTTTTTAGTCTTCAAGACGAGTGGTTCTGTGGCTTTGGTGTGATGTCCTGCCATGTCTGTGTAGCTGTAGGTTCAAAGGAGGCTTGGtattgttttcactttatgCTGGAGTGAATGACAACCAGTGCTCTAGAAATCTTCATTTTGTCAAAGCAAAAGTTTGTAATCGTGCCGATTCAACCGCGAGTTGCAGGCCTAACGACATGTCTTTTCCTGCATTATTTTGTGCAGCGAAGGTTGGGATACCGCAGTTTTTTGGCAGGGTATTGGCTGAGGGGTCGAAGCCCATGTTGCCAAGCTTGAGTCTGAGATTGGCAACTTCAACAGGTTACTTGTTTCCTGCATGCTTAAGCTCAAGAAACTCGGCGTCCCTTGCAAACATGTAAACTGTCTTTCCCTGGATCATTGCTCTTTCATCTTTCTAACACTGCTTTTTCTCTCATATATGCAGAAGTGTAGACATGGCACTACTCAATTTGTGCCCTTCATATGACTTTGAGGCTCTTTCCGACCGACCGGCgtgcgacctccctctctctctctctaccctcccTCTTTCCAACCAGCGAACCACCGCACCACCCCTCCAACTCCAGATCTGGCCCCAATTCGTCCGTCCCCTGCTCTTGCTCTCCCCTTGCCTCTCtgtctgccctccctctcttcgtGGCGAACCAGTGCGTGACCGGCAAACCACCACGCCCCCCCTCCGACTCCAAATCCGGCACCGGTTTGTCCAAGTAatttcttgctttctcttttctctctttctctctgtttgaCAGGGCGACAGAAGGGATTTTAGGAGTTCAGCGATGCCTGAAAAGTCATTAGTTATGTTGTTATCGCATGGTTACCAATTTTAACCTTAGGCAAAGCTTTCACTTGGTCCCAAAATTgcaagtttttactttttttcgtGGTCATCATTCTGCATAGTTGCGATAATTTGTTTCCATGCCTATTTGGAAGCTAAACTCTTAACACCCCTAGGTTGTCATTTTTGCATGTGAAGCTTCTCAGGAGCAATTTGAACTGGTGAAAATTTTAGAAGGGGGTAAGGTGTATATTAATTGGCGTTTTATGGGCAAGCAAGAAGGTGAAAGTACTAACCACTTGTTGCTACAGACTAGTGTGACCAGAGAGCTTTGAGAGCTGCTACTATGTGGGGTGTTCAATAGGTCATGCCGTACTTGGTGAAAGAAGTTTAGGGTTTAGCAAAGGACTTACTTAGGTGAGAAATAAGAGAACCTCTTGAAATGGAAACTTTGGGAGTGCTTAACAAAGTGCTGTTGTAATCTAGTACTTTAATGTGAGTATGTAAAAGAGTTTAAGCAAACTCACAGGAGGGATGATGATATTGCCATTGTAAATGCTGGAATGCGTgtttttcttgagaaaaaagATGATGATCTGGTTGTTGCAGATGCATCAATCGTTTATGGTGGAGTGGCTCCTTTATCTATTGCTGCAAGGCAAACCAAAGAGTACTTGATTGGAAAGACTTGGAATCAGGAGCTTTTGCAAGGAGCTCAGGAAGTTTCGAGGAGTGACATAATCATCAAGGAAGATGGTCCAGGTGGGATGGTTGAGTTTCGAAAGTCTCTGACacttagtttcttttttaagtttttctaCTGGGTTTCTCAGGAGATGGATGAGATGAGATCCATCAGGGAAGAGATACCATTGTCACATATATCTGCCATAAAACCATTTGAAAGACCATCTGCTGTTGGAAGTCAGGATTGCGAAATTGTGAAGCAGGGGACTTTCGTGGGATCCCCTGAGATCCACCTTTCCTCAAGGCTACAGGTATCTGTACTACATCTGGGAATCTAACGCAGTGAGACTCTTGCATTTTTTGCGTCGTTGACATTGTGTATTTTCATTTGCATCATGGGACTTAGTGCTACTTTCCTCAAAACCAATTTTAGTTTCTGTGATTGCCATCAAATCAGGTATTCGGTTGCACCTTCCTTTCATCCAATAGTATGAATTCGTGAGATATACACATGTAAGAATGCATGAAATGGCTGCATCCGTTTCCCAAAATTGAGTGCACAAACTTTAGACTTCTATTTGCTTGCTAcaacaaatttaaataaagCCAGAATGTTCAGTTAGTCTTTGCTTCCCATATTGACGTGACCAATCTTTAACTGGTGACAGTTCTTGATGCTTATTCAACCCAAAATTCcaactattattattttttatttttttataacttcacATTAGTTTGTCACCAGATAATGTTTAAGCAAGCTCATGAAGTATGGCCATTTTTGATCTCAGGGGATTCTGTTTTGCATTCTTCAGTGACTATCTGTAACTCTtccttatttcctttttctatttcctttgcaattattttttgttttctaggCAGGacatctttgtttctttgttttgtgaATTATCCTGCTGCAAATTCTCTGATGTATTTAGTATGCTAATATTGCACATGGTCCTGACTGATGTGCCTAAAAACTTTTGTGTCAATTGTTTTAATGTGCGACAAGGTTTTTCATCTTACATTTTATATAGTTGTGTGATGAAGATGTCATCATGATGTGATctgtaaatttttatttcttattagTTGCTTTTTTCCATATGCTGAGAATAACCGTTTCACATTCTTATCTGCTATTATTTCTTCAGGTCACAGTTGAGGCGGAATATGCTGATGACACACCCTTGCCACCTGACGGTCTGAATGCCGTGTAAGTGCTAAGCAAAAAACCCCATGCCTGTATAATTTCGGTAGATGCTTGGGGAGCGAAATCTTCCCCTGGATTTGCCGGCATATTTCTTGCAAAAGACATCTCAGGAAAAAACGAGATGGGGGTTGTTATATCAGATGAGGAGGTATTCACTTCAGAATCTTTCACTTGCGTTGGCTTGGTACATATCATAGCAGTCAATCTTTCCATATATTTGTTGCAGGTTATTGGGGTAGTTATTGCCGATACATGAGAATGCGAAACTAGCCGCGAGAAAGGTTCATGTGGAGAATGAAGAACTTCTGGCTCTCTTTTCAATAGAAGATGCCATCAAAGCTAAAAGCTTTCATCCCAACACAGAGAGGTCTTTGCGAAAAGGTGACGTGGATCTCTGCTTTCGATCGGGCAAATGTTACGAAGTCATACAGGGGGAGGTTCAAGTGGCAGGTCAGGAACATTTTTACTTGGAGACACATTGCACCCTCATATGGACAATGGATGGCGGAAATGAAGTCCACATGCTTTCCTCCACTCAAGTGAGTGAGGCCTTTGACCAACATTCTTTTTGCTCTCCTTTATGTTGAAATGGGTTGCTGTGGGATTGGATTTAGCCATTCCTTAGTGTGGCTGTTTATATGATGAGTGTTTTGGACAGAATTGTTGCTTTGGACTCAGTTGCTAAGTTTGATTATGAGAGATTTATATGCATTTTTTAGTTACCCTTGTTCTTTTATAAGCGGAAAATGGATTCCAGGATCATCAGAAGACTGTTTGTTGCTCACGTGCTCGGTCTGCCACTCTCAAAAGTCGTTTGTAAAACCAAGAGAATTGGTGGTGGGTTTGGAGGAAAAGAAGCAAGGTCAGCGTTCCTTGCTGCTGTAGCTTCCGTCCCATCATATCTCTTGTCCCATCATATCACGTTGGATAGGGACGTAGACATGATGATAAGTGGGCAGCGCCATAGCAGCAAAACTGACGAAAGAAAATTGTAGATTGAAAATGTTGATTGTGTTGTTTATAGTTATTTTAGCTTTAAAACTTGATATGTTATGAGATTTGGTAAACTTGAAGATGTTGCTTGGGTTGTTCATGAGTTTTGGTTGTTTGTAAAtgtatgtttattttatttgtaggATGAATAAAATGAACCTTTATGTTGACAtatcattaaatttattttgctGTTGCATATTGTCCGATGCCGCTAAAAAGATGTTGaagcttttgaaaattttgaccaaattcTTGCGAttcttaaattcaaattatgaaCGCTTGATTGAAAATCCCTAACACTGTATACGCTAGGTTTTGCAAAAAGTAGCCTATGGGGCAAATGAACTGCACACTAAAGAACAAGATTGGTGTTTTTGTGGGTTATCTGGGCTTAACCATTTTCGAGCGTCACTTAAGGGACCATTATCGAAAAAGCTTCAACAATTTGAATAAGAATTTAGAACTACGACTCCCATTCAACATGCATCCAATTATGTCATGTCCAAATAAGTCTGCTTGAGCAAATCAAACGTGAGGATTTGGATATTGATGCTAACTTGATGAAGGGTCATCCGCACTAGGTGAAGAGCCAATTTGGCTGAAAATTGCAAGTGAAGAACCAGTTTGGCTGAAAATTGCAAGCTCCTACCATGGATGAACAATTGCCTATCCACATGCATCCGAAGCAGAAAATATTGTATACACCATTTCTATACATGAGCCATAGATAAACCACGGttaaacatcttgttttgaAGTGCCACATAAATAAAGACAACGACTGGCTGTTGATTCTACAAAACCCTCTAGCCTTTGAACATGCAAGGGGGGAAGAGAAATTAGTGGAGAGTGCAACATCATTGCTGAGAGGAGTCACCTTCATTACTCATAATGACCTTGTGTCTATGTACAAGAAGATAACAAAAAGCACACAACCATCTAACATCACATTTGTGCCTTTGAAAATGTAGGAATCAATCTATCACCGTAAGCTTCATCTTGTTGCACATCAATGAGTCCATAACTCTTCAAAACCTGTCCACATCATATCAGAAGTCATCGACTGAGAAAATGATCCAGAAAATCAGAAGCACTTTTGATATGGCTTCACTTTAGTACATCTAATGTTGTAATTATTGCATTATATACTTGAATACCAAAAGCTTGCCAGAAAGGAAATTGTGTTAAGCAAATGTCTTACATTCGAGTCCCACAGAAAATGACCAAATATTAGCCTAGTTCACTCTTCCAAATGAAGAATGATAAATCAAGTTAAAAGTGTCCATCATTAAGTAGCTTATATTTAGAGCATTGGCAGCCACTTTCCTAACAGTAAGTAGGACGAGATTCTTAGCATTTATTCAGAATATTATATCATGCTGGTTTCTAGGAAGCCTGTATCAGACGGAAATTTGCAACATCATTGCATGAAGTCTTGCCTATTAAGCCTtacaaaagatagaaaaaagtAGTAGTACAAATCATGTATTACATCATACCCGCCAGTGAAGTATCATCTGCTTCCACAAAAGAAAGTTCCCGCATATATGTTGGCAACAGAATTAAAAACTTGTGTCAAAGCTCTCCGCTACCCAAACTCACtggggaaaaaaatcaatacatGTGTGCTTCTCTTGATCTTATTAAACAAGAAGGAAGCATTATGCAATAGGCAATGCATCAAAGATTCCAAGGTAGTAATGCCAAGCAGATAAGGCAAAATGAAGAATACTCCAAGGAGAAAAGCTCTAAGCCAAGGATAAGGAACTGAGATTGGTGATGCAAAATAAGATGAAGAATGTGCCAAACAAACTTCTTGAATGTGAGCAACTTTGCAGCGTAGAAATTGTAGGCATGTCGCAATGAAAACAGTCATAACAGAGTTAGAACATCATAATTTTCAGTATAGTGGTTGTCCATTTAAAATTCCTCCTTCTGTTCACTTTTCATCCGTGCAACATCTCATCTCCTGCTTTCTCTGTTTCTGAGTTAAAATTCCTCTGTTTTTGAAGGTTGGGTCAGGGGGTTTTCTTCAAATTGGGCTACATCTGGCTGAAAGCATCAGGCTTAAAATATGAACTCTAATATCTATCCCAGAACATGGTGAGCAGAGAAACTACTCTCCCTCCCGTCTTCTATGTTGGGTTTCTCCTCTTTAAAGCTCAAATAACCTTTGATTATCATGGCAAAAGTTTTGACAGTTTTCTTGTCACCTCTTACATGCTCCAAGAAAACCTGAAAGAACTAAATTGTAGCCGCTTCAacaatgattattttctttcgTAATAGTATGCCGGTGGTGGCACTATATGCCATTAATTCCAGAAAGAAATAAACTGAAGTTTTATCAATGGAGCCAAAAGGGAAACTTACACAATGCCTGTTTTTCATTTTATACACAAGAACTCATGAAAAGTGTCCTTAGTTTGACTGTGTATGTACTTCAAAATGAGTTCCTCACCGAAGGTACATTCTCAACCTCTGCATCTACAAATAAGCTTGTCAAACTGAATTGGCTTGACACAATCTGCAATCTAATCGTCATCCTCCGAATCTGCACCAGTATATAAGAGATCAGTAGTGAATTCACACTCCACAATTGAGGTTATAAACACACCGATATGGCACAGCCTGTTTCTTTGGACACCATGACTTCGTGTATCACACTATGTAAGGAAGTTGACTTGAAGGCTTACCGGATATCTTCGCCCACTTCTCCTCGGTTCTTTAGCTGCCTTCTGATCATAGACCCAGCAATAAATGTGGAAGGAACATCAGCAACATTGAGTTGAATATTTAAAGCAATCCCCCGTAAGCCCAAGGTATCCTAAAACCTGTAGAAGTAAATGAATTGAGATCAATTACATGAGGTCGCACCCTGTTGTTCTGATGACCCAGAATGGGAAGTATATTAGATGTAGCACGAGCCGTGAAAGGGCGAATAATCCGGAGAAAACGCTCGCTCCAAGCTCATGTTCAGAGTACTTGAAAACTCTGGCAGCTTCTAAGAGCACGTCGCTCGCATCATGAAGTGCCAGGACAATTGCGCCAACTCGAAAGAAACTGCACAAGCAAGTAAAGTGTCTCGTGATAA
This region of Eucalyptus grandis isolate ANBG69807.140 chromosome 8, ASM1654582v1, whole genome shotgun sequence genomic DNA includes:
- the LOC104431257 gene encoding G-type lectin S-receptor-like serine/threonine-protein kinase At4g27290, which produces LPDASGTLRVTTRGSLVLLDGNGSDIWSLNLPIPARSPVAQLLDSGNLVVRDAEGSDPNHFLWQSFDYPTDTFLAGMKIGWNRKSGFNRYITSWKSNDDPSPGNFTFQLDPNGYPQLLLKQGSDIKFRTGSWNGLRWSGTPNLKPNPTYRYEFVLNEEEMYYHYELLDSSVIFRMIMTTNGIVQRSTWIDRTQVWKLYLTEPIDQCDNYATCGAYGSCRVDNSPVCRCLKGFVPRFSQEWDILDWSNGCVRRNPLDCEKDIFVKYSGLKLPDTRSSWFNKSMNLQECKVVCTKNCSCMAYSNLDIRDGGSGCLLWFGELIDIRDYSDYGQDIYIRMAASESALLPSHQKKHKLVMGLGVSFGSVFLILVFTICVLQCKKKKMKLPEAKRDSFESGDNCENHKEDLELPLFGLSTVAIATNYFSTGNKIGEGGFGPVYKGVLRSGQEIAVKMLSRNSTQGLHEFKNEVLYVSKLQHRNLVKLLGCCIEEENLLIYEFMPNGSLDLFLFDPTQRKRLDWSTRFNIINGIARGLLYLHQDSRLRIIHRDVKASNVLLDNEMNPKISDFGLAKSFTGNETRANTNRVVGTYGYMSPEYALDGVFSTKSDVFSYGVLVLEIISGKRNRGFRHPDHHHNLLGHAWRLFTEGRSTQLLDKLVENSCSTSEALRSIHIGLLCVQRCPDDRPSMSTVVMMLGSDIELPLPKEPGFFNERNLLQENTSQSQPNEMTMTVLSAR
- the LOC104447384 gene encoding xanthine dehydrogenase 1-like; this translates as MRVFLEKKDDDLVVADASIVYGGVAPLSIAARQTKEYLIGKTWNQELLQGAQEVSRSDIIIKEDGPGGMVEFRKSLTLSFFFKFFYWVSQEMDEMRSIREEIPLSHISAIKPFERPSAVGSQDCEIVKQGTFVGSPEIHLSSRLQVTVEAEYADDTPLPPDGLNAVLLG
- the LOC120287819 gene encoding LAG1 longevity assurance homolog 2-like translates to MMSHHVITVFLIGYSHLTSFFRVGAIVLALHDASDVLLEAARVFKYSEHELGASVFSGLFALSRLVLHLIYFPFWVIRTTGCDLM